A stretch of Anolis sagrei isolate rAnoSag1 chromosome X, rAnoSag1.mat, whole genome shotgun sequence DNA encodes these proteins:
- the CXH19orf25 gene encoding UPF0449 protein C19orf25 homolog isoform X1: MVPPPSTSTWSGSKGLSPSLVLPSSAIPPPLHPWDAEENNDGHFPVLRICDSTRGRCETHTHIHRRSSLSFSLSLSRTSTRVCEDSILILGRSEHTEAAAMDVRRVPIGTCFQAMTSKAKKRVVLPTRPEPPSAEQVLEDVQRAQPNDPVFVLLAEPSEDLPTPAKNEDPEAKRERLYRLTQSYVEMNHRLQKACSLLKEKCEELKLAGATLEQGILEMKQRAL; encoded by the exons atggtGCCTCCCCCCTCCACTTCCACTTGGTCAGGATCCAAAGGCCTGAGTCCCTCCCTGGTTCTGCCTTCCTCCGCaatccctcctcctctccatccctGGGATGCAGAGGAGAACAACGATGGCCATTTTCCGGTCCTGAGGATTTGTGACAGCACCAGGGGTAGatgtgagacacacacacacattcacaggagatccagcctctctttctctctttctctttctcgcaCAAGCACACGCGTGTGCGAGGACTCCATTCTCATCCTTGGTAGGAGCGAACACACCGAAGCTGCAGCCATGGATGTCCGGAGAG TGCCCATCGGCACCTGTTTCCAAGCCATGACCTCCAAGGCCAAGAAGAGGGTGGTGCTGCCCACGCGGCCAGAGCCCCCCAGTGCCGAGCAGGTCCTCGAGGACGTCCAGCGCGCACAGCCCAACGACCCCGTCTTTGTCTTGCTGGCTGAACCCAGCGAAG ACCTGCCCACTCCGGCCAAAAACGAGGACCCTGAAGCCAAGCGGGAGCGCCTCTACCGCCTGACCCAGTCCTACGTTGAGATGAACCACCGCCTGCAGAAGGCCTGCAGCCTCCTGAAGGAGAAGTGCGAGGAGCTGAAACTGGCTGGGGCCACCTTGGAGCAAGGCATCCTGGAGATGAAACAGAGGGCCTTGTGA
- the CXH19orf25 gene encoding UPF0449 protein C19orf25 homolog isoform X3 has protein sequence MTSKAKKRVVLPTRPEPPSAEQVLEDVQRAQPNDPVFVLLAEPSEDLPTPAKNEDPEAKRERLYRLTQSYVEMNHRLQKACSLLKEKCEELKLAGATLEQGILEMKQRAL, from the exons ATGACCTCCAAGGCCAAGAAGAGGGTGGTGCTGCCCACGCGGCCAGAGCCCCCCAGTGCCGAGCAGGTCCTCGAGGACGTCCAGCGCGCACAGCCCAACGACCCCGTCTTTGTCTTGCTGGCTGAACCCAGCGAAG ACCTGCCCACTCCGGCCAAAAACGAGGACCCTGAAGCCAAGCGGGAGCGCCTCTACCGCCTGACCCAGTCCTACGTTGAGATGAACCACCGCCTGCAGAAGGCCTGCAGCCTCCTGAAGGAGAAGTGCGAGGAGCTGAAACTGGCTGGGGCCACCTTGGAGCAAGGCATCCTGGAGATGAAACAGAGGGCCTTGTGA
- the CXH19orf25 gene encoding UPF0449 protein C19orf25 homolog isoform X2: MDVRRVPIGTCFQAMTSKAKKRVVLPTRPEPPSAEQVLEDVQRAQPNDPVFVLLAEPSEDLPTPAKNEDPEAKRERLYRLTQSYVEMNHRLQKACSLLKEKCEELKLAGATLEQGILEMKQRAL, from the exons ATGGATGTCCGGAGAG TGCCCATCGGCACCTGTTTCCAAGCCATGACCTCCAAGGCCAAGAAGAGGGTGGTGCTGCCCACGCGGCCAGAGCCCCCCAGTGCCGAGCAGGTCCTCGAGGACGTCCAGCGCGCACAGCCCAACGACCCCGTCTTTGTCTTGCTGGCTGAACCCAGCGAAG ACCTGCCCACTCCGGCCAAAAACGAGGACCCTGAAGCCAAGCGGGAGCGCCTCTACCGCCTGACCCAGTCCTACGTTGAGATGAACCACCGCCTGCAGAAGGCCTGCAGCCTCCTGAAGGAGAAGTGCGAGGAGCTGAAACTGGCTGGGGCCACCTTGGAGCAAGGCATCCTGGAGATGAAACAGAGGGCCTTGTGA